CGATGAGTTCGGCGCCGATCACGGTCGGCTGCTCGGCGTCGGGGTCGAACACGAGACCGGTGACCTGGGTGCTGGTGGCGATCGCCGCGCCATGGCGAGCCGCCGTGCGCGCAACGGCGAGCGTGTGGCGGGCGTCGTCGATCTGCGCGTCGGAGTAGACGATGCCGCCGATGAGCGACGAGCGCCGTAAGCCCGGCACGAGCTCGAGCGCCTTCTGACGGGAGAGGTGGCGATGGCGGGGGAGCGGGTTCTTTCCGGTCCAGGCGAGCAGGTCGTAGAGCAGCACTCCGGCGCCGTAGTAGAGGCGCTGCCAGATGCGATGCGTGAGCGGGATCAGGAACGTGACCGGGCGCACGAGGTGCGGACAGACCTTCTTCGTGAGCAGCCCCCGCTCGTGGAGTGCCTCGCGCACCAGGGCGAAGTCGCGCTGTTCGAGGTAGCGCAGGCCGCCGTGGAGGAGCTTCGACGAGCGGCTGGACGTGCCGCTGGCGATGTCTCGCTGTTCGACGAGGGCCACACGAAGACCGCGGGTGGCGGCGTCGAGCGCGCAGCCGACGCCGGTGATGCCGCCCCCGATGACGAGCACGTCGAACTCTTCGTCTCGGAGGCGATCCAGATCTCGCGCACGCTGGCGGGGCCCGAGGGAGCCGGGCACCGGCGTGCCAGACGTGGGGTCGGGCATGTCCAGAGCCTACGCTGCGCTGCTATGGCCCGGACCCAGCTCGTCTCCACCGACGCGGTGAACTTCGCCACGATCTGGGAAGGCATCGCCGATGCTCTGCCCGACAAGCCGGCGGCCGCCCACGGCCGTGAGGTGCACGACTGGGCCACGTTCGAGGCGCGAGCGGCCCGCATCGCGGGAGCGCTCGACGCAGCCGGCGTCGGAGCCGACGACAAGGTTGCCATCTTCCTCTTCAACGGGTTCGAGTACGAGGAGGCACAGTTCGCGGCGTTCAAACAACGGGCGGTGCCGTGCAACGTGAACTATCGCTATCTCGCCGACGAGCTCGTCTACCTCCTCGAGAACGCCGATGCGCAGGTGCTCTTCTTCGACCACACCCTGGCCGATCGTGTGGCCGAGGCCCGCTCCCGGTGCCCGGAGGTTGCCCTGTGGGTGCAGGTCGGTGGCGGCGAGTTGCTCGACGGTGCCGTGGCCTACGACGACCTGCTCGCCTCGCACGAGCCGGCCCCTCGGATCGAGCGATCGGGTGGCGACCTCTGGTTCCTCTACACGGGTGGGACGACCGGTAGTCCGAAGGCCGTCATGTGGCCCCACGATCAGATGATCGGCAACATGAAGGCCCAGTATTCCGTGCTCGATCGCGACATCCCGACCGGTGCGGCCGAGGCGATCGAGGGTGCGGTCGCCCTCCACGCCCGTCATCGCACCACCCGGCTGCTGGCTGCGGCACCACTGATGCACGGCACGTCGGGCATCAGCGCCCTGCACACGCTGACCCAGGGCGGAATGGTGGCGACGTTGGCCGGGCGGAGTTTCGACGCCGACGAGCTGTGGACCACCGTCGCCGAACACCGGCTGACGATGCTGACGATCGTGGGCGAGGCGTTCGCCCGGCCGATGCTCGAGGCGCTCGACCGGGCCGAGGCGGCCGGACGACCCCATGACCTGTCGAGTGTGTTCCAGATCATGTCGTCTGGGGTCATGTGGTCGAAGGAATCCAAGCAGGCATTCCTGGCCCACAAACCGATGACGCTGCTCGACTCCCTCGGCTCGAGCGAGTCGGTCGGTCAGGCCACCCAGATCACCCGCAGGAGCGAACCGGTGTTGAACACCGGGCGGTTCTCGCTCGGACCGACCACGCAGGTCATCACCGACGACGGGCGAATGGTCGAGCCCGGCTCCGGCGACATCGGTCGGCTGGCGAACAAGGGTGCCAACCCGCTCGGCTACTACAAGGATCCGCAGAAGACCGAAGAGACGTTCCCGACCATCAACGGCATCCGCTGGTCGATCCCGGGTGACTACGCGACGGTCGAAGCCGACGGCACGATCACGCTTCTGGGCCGTGGCTCGGTCTGCATCAACTCCGGCGGCGAGAAGATCTATCCCGAGGAGGTCGAGGAGGCGGTGAAGACCCACCCGGCCATCGCCGACTGCAATGTCGTGGGCCTGCCCGACGAGCGCTGGGGCCAATCGGTCAACGCGGTGGTCGCCATTCGGGAGGGCTTCGTCGTCGAGGACCACGAGATCATCGCCCATGCCCGCACCCGGATCGCCGCCTACAAGGCGCCCAAGCGGATCCTGCGGGTCAGCGACTTCGTGCGCAGCCCCAACGGCAAGCCCGACTACAAGTGGGCACAGGCGACCGCGGCATCGCTCGTCGACTGAGCTACAGCTCGAGGAGCGCCTGTTCGAGCACTTCGGGCAGGGCGGGGTGGATGTAGTACATGCCCGCCGCCATCTGATCGACGGTGAGACCGAAGACCATGCCCTGGATCAGCTGCTGCACGAGCGTGGGTGCCTGCGGACCCATGATGTGGGCACCGAGTAGGAGCCGGGTGTCGTTGTCCATGATGAGCTTGCAGATGCTCTCGGAGTCCTCCATGGCCCAGCCGTAGGCCGCGGATCCGTAGTCCTGCACGTGCGCGGTGAAGTTCAGGTTCTGGGCCTCGCACTCCTGTTCGGTGAGGCCGACCGAGCCGATCTGGGGGTCGCCGAACACGGCGGACGGGATCAGCTCGTGGTTCATCTTCCGCAGCTGGTCGGCGTGGGTGATGTTGTGGGCGACGACCTTCGCCTCGTGGTTGGCCACGTGCTTGAGCTGCACCGGATTGCTGATGTCGCCGAGCGCCCAGATGCCGTCGGCGGTGGTGCGCCCGTACTCGTCGGTGATGACATAACCGGCGCCATCGAGCTCGACCCCCGTGTGCTCGACGCCGAGTTGACTGCCGTTGGGGATTCGACCGGTCGCCACCAGGATCTCGTCGCCCTCGATCGTCTCGCCCGACCCGAGCTGCACCACGAGCTCGCCGCTTTCTCGCCGGACCTCCTCGATGGCGGCCCCGTAGTGGGTCGGGAAGCGACGGCCGTAGATCTCGGTGATGCGGCGGCTGATGTCGTGGTCCTGGTCGCGCAGCATCGTCGTACCCCGGAGGAGATAGGTGACCTCGCTGCCGAATGACCCGAAGACGCTGCCGAGTTCCGCGGCGATGTAGCCGCCACCGAGCACGAGCAGTCGCTCCGGTAGCTCCTCGACCCGCATGATCGTGTCGGAGGTGTGGAATCCCGCGGCGTCGAGCCCGGCGATCGGCGGTATGAGCGAGCGGGCGCCGGCCGCGAGGACGATCGTGTCGGCGGTGATCACCTGGTCACCTACCTGGAGCTGCTTCGGGCCGACGAAGCGGGCGTCGTGCGGGAATACCGTGACGTTGTCGAGGCTCCTGCGGTACTCCTCGCCGCCGGCGGCGATGGGGTCGATCCGGCCGAACACCCGGTCGCGGATGGCGGGCCAGTCGACACCCTCGAAGCGCGTGTGGACACCGAGCTCGGGGCCCCTCTTCGCGATCTCGGCTGTCTCGGCCGCGTAGACGAACATCTTCGAGGGGATACAGCCGACATTGAGGCACGTGCCGCCGAACAGCCCCCGTTCGACCAGCGCGATGTTCCAGCCATCGTGCTCGGGGCCGATGATCGAGTTGCCCGAACCGGCGCCGATGATGATCAGATCGAATCGTTGCACGGCCGCAGGCTAGCTTCGCGACATGACGCATCTACGTGGGCAATGGCGTTTCCTGCTGGTCTGCGTCGTCGCGACGGCAACCCTCGCGACGGCGTGCGGGAGCGGGGACGACCCCTCGGCGACCGGCGAGGTCGATGACGTCGATCTCGACTCGGATTCGTCCGACAGCGGCGGTGAGGACACCAGCGATCCGGCGACGGCCGAGGACGCGAGTGGGGACGAGACGGAGGCGGACGACTCCACCACCACCGAGCCGCTCGAGCTGACCGACTCGTTTCGCGGGGTGACGGCCACCACGATCAAGGTCGGCGTGGTCGCACCGGATCTCGAGGCGCTTCAGGGACTCGTCGACCTCGACCACGGATCCTACGAGGCCGCGTATCGTGCGCTCTTCGAAGAGGTGAACGCCAACGGTGGGATCAACGGCCGCGAGGTCGAGGTGGTCTTCGAGCCGTTCCTGCCCGTCGGCACCGAGGCGATGGACACCATCTGTGCGCGGCTCACCCAGGACGAGGAGGTGTTCGCGGTCGTCGGCGATCTGCAGAACGACGGGCCGCTCTGCTACACCGAGCTGAGCGACACCGCGGTCGTGGGCAGTACCCAGAACGACGATCGGGTCGCCGCGTCCGCCGCACCCTGGTTCAGCGCATTCCGCAACAGCGACAACGTGACCGAGACGATCATCCGCGGCTTCGACGCCGAAGGGATCTTCGACGGAGAGACAGTCGGCGTGGTGGCGGGTGCCGCCGACCAGGATGCGGTCGAGGCGAAGGCCCTTCCGTTGCTCGACGAGTTGGGCGTCGATGTGGTGGATGTCGCGTTCATCGAGGCGTCGCCGCTCGACACCGTGGCCGCGGAGGCCGAGACGTCGCTGATCGCCGAGAAGCAGGAGTCCGAGGGCGTCACCCTCGCATTGGCGATCGGTGCGAGCTCGCCCATCTACGCCGGTGGCCTCGAGCAGGTCAGCTACCGCCCGCAGGTTGCGGCGACCTCGCTCTCGTCATTGCGAGGCTACATCCGCGATCGTGGCGGGAGGGATCTCTCGGTCCTGGAGGGCGCCGTGGCCGGCAACACCGCGGAGCAGCTGGGCTGGTGGGACGATCCCGCTGTGCAGGACTGCATCGCCACGGTGGAGGCAGCCGGAGAACCGACGATCCTCGACCCGAACACCCGGCTGCCCGACGAGCCCGAGAACCTCGTCTCGGTGGCAGCTGCGTGCCGCAACATCGCGTTGTTCGTGGCGATCGCGACTGCGGCCGGCGCCGACCTCACCAACGACACCTTCCGAGCCGCCGGCGAGGGGTTGGGTGAGTTCCACGTGCCGGGGCTCGGCCCGGGGACCTACAGCGCGACTACGCCCGACGGTCGGGTTCCCGTCTACTTCTTCGAGTGGGACGCGGCCATCGACGATCTGAGTTCCGACGGCACCACGTTGTGAGTGACGTGTTCGCTCATCGGGCGTTCATGCTCGATGTCAGCCGAGACCGCGTGCCGACCAACGACACGCTCGATTGGCTCGTCGGTGTGCTCGCCGCGACCGGCTTCAACGAGCTCCAGCTCTACGTGGAGCACACGTTCGACTATGTCGGTCACGACGCGGTCTGGGCGGCGGCGTCGCCGCTCACCCACGACGACATGGGCCGGCTCGACGAACGATGCCAAGCCGCCGGCGTGACCCTCGTCGCGAACATGAACGGCTTCGGCCACATGGGGCGCTGGTTGGCGCTCGACAAGTATCGCGACCGGGCCGAGTGTCCGGATGGATTCGACAGCCTCTTCGGCGGCGGCCAGAGCCCACCGTCCTGCTTCGCGCCGACCGTGGAGAACGCGGCGCTCGCGGTCGAACTCGCTCGCGACATGGCGTCAGTCGTGCGTGAGCGGCGAATCCACATCGGCGGCGACGAGCCGTTCGAACTCGGCGACGGGGTGTCCGCGGCCGACGTCGCCGCCCGTGGGCGCGACGAGGTCTATCTCGAGCACCTGCGGCGCATCATCGAGCCGTTGCAGGCCGAGGGATTCGAGATCATGTTCTGGGCCGACCTCTTCCGGCGCGACCCCTCGCTCATTCCGAGGATCCCCGCGGGGGCAGTACCGGTCGTCTGGAACTACGAGGCACCGGCCGAGTTCAGCTGGCTCGACTTCCTCGAACCCGAGTTCGTCGAACGCCTCGGCCTGCCCGACGACGCCAATCTCGGTTTCGCCGCCCATGCTCGCCAGTTCGTCGATGCCGGTGAGCCCTTCTGGGTCGCGCCGGGCACCTCGACCTGGAACACGGTGATCGGACGCAACCCGAACGCGGCGGCCAACATCGCCGACGCCGTGGCCGTGGGCGGCGCCAACCACTCGCCCGGGTTCCTGTTGACCGACTGGGGCGATGGCGGTCACTGGCAGCCGTTGGCCGTGTCGTTGCCGTCGATCGTTCGGGGAGGAGCCGCCGCCACCACCGGAATCGTGCCCGACGACGTCACGGTCTGGTCGGTGATCGACCGCGTGCTCGGCTGCGACCGTGGCATCGGGGAACTCGTCGACCGACTCGGCGACATCGCCGAGTCGATCGGCGTGAGCTCGCCCAACGGCTCGGCGTTGTCGGCCGCGCTCGGGGGATCCGCGATGCCCGTGTTGGGGACCGCCGACCCCGACGGGATCGAGGCTGCGCACGCCCTGCTCGTCGACGCGATCGCCCGATTCGACGACGGGTCGATCGGCGGCGAACGGGGCGAAATTGTCGCCGCCGAGATGGCTGCGGCGTGTCGGCTCGCGTTGCACGGCCTCGTCCGTGTCGCTGCCGACCACGGTGTGGACACCGGCGTGCCGCCGACGCTGGGCACCTTCGAGGGGGCAATCGTGGCCCAACGGGCGGCCTGGTTGCTGAGCAGCCGGCCCGGTGGTCTCGACGATTCGCTGGCCAAGCTGCGCCGCTGACCGGGCCGTCGCCGCGCCGAGCGCTCGGCGCGGAAGAACTACCGTTTCCGCATGGTTTCGGAGCCGACAACCGAGGAGGTCCCGGCGGACATCGAGCATCCGTTGTGGAGGAATGTCGCCGGAGTGGCTGGGCTTCTGGTGGCGCTGACCGTGGCCCTCGTCGTCCTGACCGCGCTTCTGGGCTGGCTGTTGATGGAGAGTCGGTCGTGGAACGAGCGCAATGACCCGGTCGACGTCGGCCAGGAACGGGGGAGTGTCGACCCGGCACTAGTGTCCGGGAATGGCTGAACGTCCGGTGCCGGGAAAGTGGTTCGAGGAACTCGCCGTCGGGCTCGTGATACCGCACGCACTGCGCCGCACGGTGACCGAAGCCGACAATGTCGGCTTCTCCACGATGACGATGAATCCGGCCTGGCTGCACCTCGACTTCGACTACGCAACCAACGAGACCGAGTTCGGTCGGCCGCTGGTGAACTCGTTGTTGACGCTCGGCATCGTCGTCGGCATCTCGGTCCACGAGACGACCCTCGGCACGACGGTGGCCAACCTCGGATTCGACAAGGTCGACTTCCCGGCCCCGCTGTTCCACGGCGACACGATCCGCGTGGAGACCGAGGTGGTGGCGGCTCGCGAGTCGTCCAGCCGACCGGGTCAGGGCATCGTCACCTTCGAGCATCGTGGGTTCAACCAGGAGGACTCCCTGGTGTGCCGGGCCCGGCGCAACGCGTTGATGCTGCGCCGCCCCTGAACTCAGTCGGCCAGGGAGAGCAGGCGCCGCGCTTGACGGGCCACCGGCTCGTCGACCATCTGACCCTCGAAGTCGATTGCCGCGACGCCACCGGCCGAGGCGGTCTCGTAGGCGTCGAGCAGGCGGCGAGCCCGGTCCACGGCCTCGACCGAGGGCGTGAATGCCGCATTGGCGATGCTGACCTGGGCCGGGTGGATGCAGAGCTTGCCCGCGTAGCCCATGGCCAGGGCCTGCTCGGCCTCTCGTCGCGACCGGTCGTCGTCGCGGAAGTCGGCGACCACCTGGTCGAGGGTGGGGACCTCGGCCAATCGACCGGCCAGGACGACGAGGCTGCGGGCGATGTGGACCTCGTCGTTGGACGACGTGCGGGAACCGCCCATGTCGGCGATGAAGTCCTCGGCCCCGAAGTAGGCGGCGGCGACGACCGGGTGCGCGAGCGTGAGCCGCGCGTCGGCTACGCCCAGCGCCGTTTCGATCCCGGCGATCACGGCGAGGTCGGCCCGTCCGGCCGACGCCAGGGCCTCGCGGACCTGGTCCAAACCCTCCCGCGTCTCGATCTTCGGGACGACGACGGCGGCCAGGCCGTCGGGCAGCCCGGCGATGTCGTCGGCGAACCATTCCGTGCTCGGATCGTTGACCCGAACGGCGACCGCCGCCCGGCTCTCGACGGTCGCCATGAGCTCGGGCAGCGCCACCCGGGCGCTCTGCTTGGCCCCGATCGGGGTGGCGTCCTCGAGGTCGATGGCGATCAGGTCGGCGCCACTGTTCGGCATCTTGGCCACGAGGTCGGGTCGCACGGCCGGCGCGAAGAGCAGCGAGCGAAGTCGAGCGGGCAGCATCGTCACGCGTTTCCGAGTCGCTTGGCGACCTCTTCGAGCATGACCTCGGTGGCGCCGCCGCCGATGGGAAGGATGCGAGCGTCGCGGCTCATGCGCTCGACCGTGGTCTCGCGCATGTAGCCCATGCCACCGTGGAACTGCACACAGTCGTACATGACCTCGTTGATCATCTCGCAGGCCCACGCCTTGAGGCCGGAGGTCTCCCGGACCGGGTCGATGCCCTGCTCGGCGAGCCACGCGCAGTGGTACATCGAGGCCCGAGCGGCGTCGACCTGGGCCTGGCGCATGGCGAGCCGTTGCCGAATGGCACCGAGGTCGAACAGGTGTCCGCCGAAGGCCGAGCGGTCCTTCGTGTATTCGACGGTGATGTCGATCGCTCGCTGGGCGGCCCCGATGCCCATGCCCACCAGGACCAGTCGCTCGTTCTGGAAGTTCTGCATCGTCTGGTAGAAACCGCGGTGCACGGTGCCCAGCAGCTGTTCGTCGCCGACCCACACGTCGTCGAGACGGAGCTCGGCGGTGTCGGAACAACGCCATCCGGTCTTGTCGAGTGTGTTGGCGACGGAGAAGCCCTCGGTGCCCTTCTCGACCAGGAACATCGAGATGCCGTAGCGGTCGTCGGGCTGGGTACGGGCGGCGATGATGGTCATGTCGCCGTAGGCCGCGTTGGTGATGAACATCTTCGATCCGTTGATGCGCCACCCGTCGCCGTCCTTGTCGGCCCGGGTGCGGATGCCGGCGACGTCGGACCCGGCGTCGGGTTCGGTCACCCCGATCGACAGGATGCATTTCCCGGCGAGTACATCGGGGAGATATCGGGTGAGCTGGTCGTCGGAACCGGAGTTGAGCAGATGGGGGAGCGCCATGTCGGTGTGGTCCAGCACCGTCACGTCGAAGCCTGCGTAGGTCGACGAGCCGAGCGCTTCGGCGAAGGTGAGGGAGGCGAGAGGACCGAGGCCCAAACCCCCCTGATCTTCCGGTACCCGGAGGCCGAACATGCCCAGTGCGCCCATCTTCTGGAGCACGTCGCGGGGCACGAACCCGTCGAGCTCCCACTGCGCGGCCTGGGGCACGACCTCGTTGGCCACGAAGTCGAGGGTCTGTTGGTGGAGGGCGCTGAGGTCGTCGTCGAGCTGGGCGACGTTCGGAACGGAACTCATGGGGAGCAGCGTAGGCCTGACGTCAGGCTGACGCGAGCCGCTCGAGGGTCGCCCGGAAGCGTTCGACGTTCGCCATCTTGACGCCCTCGTAGCCGCGGACGAGATCGGCGGCCTCGGCGATGGCGAGCGCGCGTCCGACATCGTCGGGGGTCGGTGCGGCGCCGAGCGCATCGGTGATCGCGGTGAGGTACTCCTCGGGTAGCGCCCGTTCTATGCGGCGCACCTCGGCCCGGCCGAAGGGGTCGAGCGGGGTGCCGCGAAGGCGCTTCGCCTTCGCCAGGAGCCTGAACGCCGGTTGCCAGCGGGTGTTGATCGACAGCTTCGAGCTGCGACCGAGTGCCCGCAGGGTGGGGGGATGCAGTCGCCATGCGACCTTGTCGCCCGGTGCGGCGACTTCGTCGACCGCTCGGTGGCCGTCGGGATCGAGCATCAGGCGAGCCACCTCGTACTCGTCCTTGTAGGCCATCAGCTTGAAGAGGCCCTCGGCGGTCGCGTCCAGCAGCTCGGGCGAACCCGCCACGGCGTCGACCGCCTCGAGCGCGCCGAGGAATCGTCCGGCCAGGCGCTGGTTCTGGAAGGCGATGAGCTCGGCCGTGTTGCGAGTGATCATCTCAGCCCGCGACGCGTCACCCCTCGCGAGCTCCTGGATCCGCTTCTCGAGCCCGGCCGGCACCACGGGCGACGGCCTCGGGACGACACGGTGTCGGGCGGCGTCCACGACGGTGGGATCGGCGACCTGCCATCGACCCCAGCGAAAGGACGCCAGGTTGAGGTCGACAGCCACGCCGTTCAGCTCGATCGCGTGCTCGAGCGACTCGGGGGCGATCGGCAGGAGGCCGGCCTGTACGGCCATCCCGATGACGAAGATGTTCGCACCGACGGAGTCGCCCACCAGGTCGCCGCAGATCGTGGCGGCGTCGGCCCAGTGCCGGGCCCCGTCCCGGGTGCCCTCGTCGATGCGCCGGAGCAGGTGTTCGGTCGACGGCATCTCGGTCTCGGGGCGGGCGATCTTCGCGCCGGGCGGGGTGAGCGCGAGCGAGCCGACGACCGAGGTGCGGCTCGGATCGGTGGCGTCGAGCCCGCTCCACGAGGAGGCGACGAGGAGATCGAACGCCAGGAGCAGGTCGGCCTGACCGGCGCCGACGCGGCTGCTGCCCGGGAGCGTACCGTGGGCGATCCGGACGTCGGAGACGACGGGCCCGGCTTTCTGTGACAGCCCGATCTGGTCGAGGCCGAGCACCTCGGCGCCCTCGAACATCGCGGCGGTGCCGAGCAGCTGCGAGACGGTGACCACGCCGGTGCCTCCGATGCCGGTGATGTGGACGCTGACATCGTCGGCGGTCCGCGGCGAGGGTGCCGGTGGCTCAGGCGGTTGCGGCAGGGCCGCGGAGGGTGCGGCGGCGCGCCGGGGCCGCCACCAGCGCGACGGCCGGGTGGTGATCGAGATGAACGCAGGGCAGTCGCCTTCGAGACACGACAGGTCGAGATTGCAGCTGTCCTGGTCGATCGTGGTCTTGCGGCCGAACTCGGTGTCGAGGGGTTGGACCGAGAGGCAGTTGGATACCCGGGCGCAGTCGCCACAGCCCTCACACACCCGATGATTGATGACCACGCGGGTGGGTGGCATGGCCACCTTTCCCCGCTTGCGATCGCGACGGGCCTCCGCTGCGCAGCGTTGGTCGTGGATGAGCACGGTGACGCCCCGGACGCCGGCCAGGGCCCGCTGCGCGTCGTCCAGCCGCGTACGGTCCCACACGTCGACCTCCGGCGGCAGTCGCATCGCCCGGGCCCGATCGGGATCCTCACTGGTGACGATGACGCGCTTGACACCCTGGGCGAGCAGCTGCCGGCACACCCGGGGGAGCTCGATGCGGCCGGTCGGATCCTGCCCGCCGGTCATGGCCACGGCGCCGTTCCACAGGAGCTTGTAGGTCATGTTGGCGTCGGCCGCGATGGCAGCGGTGATGGCGAGCTGACCGGAGTGGAAGAACGTGCCGTCGCCGAGGTTTTGCACCATGTGCGGCGTGTCGACGAAGGGCGCCATCCCGATCCACTGGGTGCCCTCGTTGCCCATGCACGTGATGCCGGCGATGTCGCCGTAGCGCTCGTCGTCGCCGAGGAGCACCATCGTGTGGCACCCGATGCCCGCCCCGACGAGCGTGCCCGGCTCGACCACCGTGCTGCGATTGTGGGGGCAACCGGAACAGAAGTACGGGGTGCGAGAGACGGCCAGCGGGATGCGCTCCCGGGTCGGCGGCTCGGTGCGCAGACGGCCGCCGAGTCGCTCCTGGAGCTCGGTGCGCAGAACCGGGATGATCTCGTCTGCGTGCAGCGCCCCGGATGCCGGCACCAGCAACTTCTCGAACTCGTCGGCTCGCCCGACCACGGTGGGGTGATGGCTGGCGTTGTAGAGCGCGTCCTTCACGAGCGACTCGACGTTGGGGGTCTTCTCCTCGATCACGAGGATGCGCTCGAGTCCGCGGGCGAACGTCCGGATGGTGGACACGTTGAACGGAATCGGCATGCCCAGTTTGAGGAGTCGGATGCCGGCGCTCTCGATGTCGGCGTCGGTCTCGAGCCCGATGCGACGGAGCGCCTCGCGGAGCTCCCGGTAGGTGATGCCCGATGCGACGATGCCGATCCAGGCGTCGCTCGGATCGATCGTCACGTGATTGAGACGGTTGACCGCGGCGTACTCGAGAGCCAGCGGCGCGCGGACCTCGATGATCTCGCGTTCGATGTCGAGCGAGGTCGGGGTGAGCAGCACGCCGTTGGGCCGGTGGGCATAGGTTCGGCCGTCGATGGTCGGGATCACCGGCGTGACGCGATCGGGATCGAGATCGACGGTGCTCGAGCCGTCGGCGACATCGGCCACGATCTTCAGGCTGACCCACAGCCCGGTGGCTCGGCTGAGCGCGATGGCGTGACGACCGAGGTCGAGCGCCTCTTCGGGGTCACCGGGATAG
The genomic region above belongs to Acidimicrobiales bacterium and contains:
- a CDS encoding indolepyruvate ferredoxin oxidoreductase family protein; this translates as MTDADTYRLSDRYTHDAGTVFMTGIQALARLPVEQLRVDRRNGLRTAAFAAGYPGSPLGGLDSALAAAAKEAADLPVVLRPSVNEEYAATAVMGSQLASTRPDTRYDGVLGLWYGKAPGVDRAADALRHAAFAGSDPLGGAVALVGDDPAAKSSTLPSTSAGVLASLHIPVLYPGDPEEALDLGRHAIALSRATGLWVSLKIVADVADGSSTVDLDPDRVTPVIPTIDGRTYAHRPNGVLLTPTSLDIEREIIEVRAPLALEYAAVNRLNHVTIDPSDAWIGIVASGITYRELREALRRIGLETDADIESAGIRLLKLGMPIPFNVSTIRTFARGLERILVIEEKTPNVESLVKDALYNASHHPTVVGRADEFEKLLVPASGALHADEIIPVLRTELQERLGGRLRTEPPTRERIPLAVSRTPYFCSGCPHNRSTVVEPGTLVGAGIGCHTMVLLGDDERYGDIAGITCMGNEGTQWIGMAPFVDTPHMVQNLGDGTFFHSGQLAITAAIAADANMTYKLLWNGAVAMTGGQDPTGRIELPRVCRQLLAQGVKRVIVTSEDPDRARAMRLPPEVDVWDRTRLDDAQRALAGVRGVTVLIHDQRCAAEARRDRKRGKVAMPPTRVVINHRVCEGCGDCARVSNCLSVQPLDTEFGRKTTIDQDSCNLDLSCLEGDCPAFISITTRPSRWWRPRRAAAPSAALPQPPEPPAPSPRTADDVSVHITGIGGTGVVTVSQLLGTAAMFEGAEVLGLDQIGLSQKAGPVVSDVRIAHGTLPGSSRVGAGQADLLLAFDLLVASSWSGLDATDPSRTSVVGSLALTPPGAKIARPETEMPSTEHLLRRIDEGTRDGARHWADAATICGDLVGDSVGANIFVIGMAVQAGLLPIAPESLEHAIELNGVAVDLNLASFRWGRWQVADPTVVDAARHRVVPRPSPVVPAGLEKRIQELARGDASRAEMITRNTAELIAFQNQRLAGRFLGALEAVDAVAGSPELLDATAEGLFKLMAYKDEYEVARLMLDPDGHRAVDEVAAPGDKVAWRLHPPTLRALGRSSKLSINTRWQPAFRLLAKAKRLRGTPLDPFGRAEVRRIERALPEEYLTAITDALGAAPTPDDVGRALAIAEAADLVRGYEGVKMANVERFRATLERLASA